CGTGAAGCGCGCTTCGACCTCCAGCGTGAAGCGCGCCAGGGGCAACCGCAGCGACAGCTCCATCATACGAGCCCCCGCGCTCCGCGCCGCCGCGTCACCACTTCCGTCACGTACATGGCCCCGAACGCGAGCACCACGGAGACGCCCGCGAGCTTCAGCGCCTCCGCGTCCTGCCCCACCTGCGTGCGCTGGAAGATGGCCAGCGACAACGTCTGCGTGCTGCCTGGGATGTTGCCCGCCACCAGCACCGTCGCGCCGAACTCTCCCAGCGCCCGGGAGAACGCGAGCAGCGCGCCCGTGAGCACTCCGCGCCACGCCAGCGGCAGCGTCACCCGGAAGAAGGCCCGCGTGCGCGTGTCGCCCAGCGTGCGCGCCACGGCCACCAGCCGGGGATCCACTTCCTCGAAGCCCGCGCGCGCGGAGCGCACCAGCAGCGGGAACGCCATCACCGCGCTGGCCAGCACCACCGCCTTCGGCGTGAACACCACCTCCACGCCCAGCGCATCCAGCAGCCGCCCCAACGCCGAGTCCCGCGCGAGCAACTCCAGCAGCACCAGGCCCACCGCCGTCGGAGGCAGCACGAGCGGCAGCGCCAGCAGCGTCTCCACCACGCCGCGCCCCGGGCCCTTCCAGCGCGCGAGCGCGTACGCCGCCGCCACGCCCGGCACCAGGATGAGCACCGTGGACAGGGCCGCCACCGCCACCGTGAACAGCACCAGCCCTGTCAGCCCCTGATCCATCACGGCGAACAATGCCCCTCGGCCGAGGCCATGCGATGCCTCATCCGCACCAGTGCCAGGGAGCGCAAAAGCTCACGCGCTCCCTTCCCTGCGGCCCACGCCGGTCCTGGCACAACCATCATGGTGCGGTGCCCACGCCGTCCGGCATCGCCAGCGGCGGAGGTCATGGCGTGCCCCTCCGCGTCCGCACGCTGGCCACATCACCCGCGCCAGCGGCAGCCATCACGGCGCGTCCTTCCGCGTCCCGGCTCCGGCCTTCGGCACCGGTAGGGCTCGCGGCACACCCGCATCCGGCGCCGTGCCCGTCACTCCCGCGTCCGGCGCGGCCTTCGCCGTGCTCGCGTCCAGGAAGCCCCGCTGGTGGAACTCCTTCCGCGCGCCTTCCGTCTGGAGGAAGCGCACGAACGCGAGCCCGCCTTGCGGCGCCTTGCCCTGCGTCAGCGCCGCCGCCGGATACACGATGCGTGGCGCATCCTCCTCCGGCACCGTGAACGCCACCCGGACCTTCTTCGATTGCGCCGCGTCCGTCGCGTACACCACGCCCGCGTCCGCCCTCCCCGCCTCTACCGCCGCCAGCGCGGCCCGCACATCCACCGCCGGCACCACGCGCGGCGCCACGTCCGCCCACACGCCCG
This DNA window, taken from Corallococcus coralloides DSM 2259, encodes the following:
- the modB gene encoding molybdate ABC transporter permease subunit, whose product is MDQGLTGLVLFTVAVAALSTVLILVPGVAAAYALARWKGPGRGVVETLLALPLVLPPTAVGLVLLELLARDSALGRLLDALGVEVVFTPKAVVLASAVMAFPLLVRSARAGFEEVDPRLVAVARTLGDTRTRAFFRVTLPLAWRGVLTGALLAFSRALGEFGATVLVAGNIPGSTQTLSLAIFQRTQVGQDAEALKLAGVSVVLAFGAMYVTEVVTRRRGARGLV